In a single window of the Minwuia thermotolerans genome:
- a CDS encoding ABC transporter permease, with the protein MNFVARKLLRLVGVVFAVSVLTFLMISLLPGDVAYAIAGEDATLEEINQIREELGLNDPLPIRYLEWIGNCLTGDFGASIRTGEPVLEAIFARLPVTLELMVLSQIIAVLLAIPLGLYSAYRANTARDKAITTIGFVFVSVPNFVFGLILIYVFALQLDLLPATDYQRISDGLWANLRSMILPALAIAAAEWVVLMRVLRSDMIGVLREDYIAMARSKGLPPASVLFRHALRPASFTLLTILGLQVANVMSGALVIETLFALPGLGRLLVENIFARDFMMVQGCVLFIAVFYTVINFTVDMLYAAIDPRVRVERGHG; encoded by the coding sequence GTGAACTTCGTCGCGCGCAAGCTGCTGCGCCTTGTCGGCGTGGTGTTCGCCGTCTCCGTCCTGACATTCCTGATGATCAGCCTGCTGCCCGGCGACGTGGCCTATGCCATCGCCGGCGAGGACGCGACCCTGGAAGAGATCAATCAGATCCGCGAGGAACTGGGCCTCAACGATCCGCTGCCGATCCGCTATCTGGAATGGATCGGCAATTGCCTCACCGGCGATTTCGGCGCGAGCATCCGCACCGGCGAGCCGGTGCTGGAAGCAATCTTCGCCCGCCTGCCGGTGACGCTGGAACTGATGGTCCTGTCGCAGATCATCGCCGTTCTGCTGGCGATACCGCTGGGACTCTACTCGGCGTACCGGGCCAACACCGCACGGGACAAGGCGATCACAACGATCGGCTTCGTCTTCGTCTCTGTGCCGAATTTCGTCTTCGGTCTGATCCTGATCTATGTCTTCGCCCTGCAACTCGATCTGCTGCCGGCCACCGATTATCAGCGCATCTCCGACGGCCTGTGGGCGAACCTGCGTTCGATGATCCTGCCGGCGCTGGCCATCGCGGCCGCCGAATGGGTGGTGCTGATGCGGGTGCTGCGCTCCGACATGATCGGCGTGCTGCGCGAGGACTACATCGCCATGGCGCGCTCCAAGGGCCTGCCGCCGGCGAGCGTGCTGTTCCGCCATGCGCTCCGGCCGGCCTCCTTCACCCTGCTGACGATCCTCGGGCTGCAGGTCGCCAACGTGATGAGCGGCGCGCTGGTCATCGAGACGCTGTTCGCGCTGCCCGGGCTGGGGCGGCTGCTGGTGGAGAACATCTTCGCGCGCGACTTCATGATGGTGCAGGGCTGCGTGCTGTTCATCGCGGTGTTCTACACGGTGATCAACTTCACCGTGGACATGCTCTACGCTGCCATAGATCCGCGCGTCAGGGTCGAGCGCGGTCATGGCTGA
- the pcaF gene encoding 3-oxoadipyl-CoA thiolase produces MAEAFVCEAARTPFGRFGGALKSVRADDLAAHPIATLVQRNAGVDWEALDDVIYGCANQAGEDNRNVARMALLLAGLPQSVPGSTVNRLCGSSMDAVGTAARAIKAGDAGFMIAGGVESMTRAPFVMGKAETAFSRSADIYDTTIGWRFVNPKMKKQFGIDSMPETAENVAEEFQVKRKDQDAFAARSQQRAAKAQKDGIFAEEIAPVTIPQRKGDAIVVEHDEHIRGETTVESLAKLPTPFREGGTVTAGNASGVNDGACAMFVASEAAAAKHGLTPRARILGMATAGVAPRIMGIGPAPASQKVLEKVGLSIADMDVIELNEAFAAQALAVTRQLGLPDDADHVNPHGGAIALGHPLGASGSRLVLTAVNQLHRTGGRYALCTMCIGVGQGIAVVLERV; encoded by the coding sequence ATGGCCGAAGCTTTCGTCTGCGAGGCGGCGCGCACGCCGTTCGGCAGGTTCGGCGGGGCGCTGAAGTCGGTCCGGGCGGACGATCTGGCTGCGCATCCGATCGCGACGCTGGTGCAGCGGAATGCTGGCGTCGACTGGGAGGCGCTGGACGACGTGATCTACGGCTGCGCCAATCAGGCCGGCGAGGACAACCGCAACGTGGCCCGCATGGCGCTGCTGCTGGCCGGACTGCCCCAGTCCGTGCCGGGCTCCACGGTCAACCGGCTCTGCGGTTCCTCAATGGACGCCGTCGGCACCGCCGCCCGAGCCATCAAGGCCGGCGACGCCGGTTTCATGATCGCCGGCGGCGTCGAGAGCATGACCCGTGCGCCCTTCGTCATGGGCAAGGCGGAGACGGCCTTTTCGCGCTCGGCGGACATCTACGACACGACGATCGGCTGGCGCTTCGTCAATCCGAAGATGAAGAAGCAGTTCGGCATCGATTCCATGCCGGAGACGGCCGAGAACGTCGCCGAGGAATTTCAGGTCAAGCGCAAGGACCAGGACGCCTTCGCCGCCCGCAGCCAGCAGCGCGCCGCGAAGGCGCAGAAGGATGGGATTTTCGCCGAGGAAATCGCGCCGGTCACGATCCCGCAGCGCAAGGGCGACGCCATCGTTGTCGAGCATGACGAGCATATCCGCGGCGAAACCACGGTCGAGAGCCTGGCGAAACTGCCGACGCCGTTCCGCGAAGGCGGCACCGTCACCGCCGGCAACGCCTCCGGCGTCAATGACGGCGCCTGCGCCATGTTCGTGGCCAGCGAGGCGGCGGCGGCGAAGCACGGGCTGACGCCCCGGGCGCGCATCCTGGGCATGGCGACCGCTGGCGTCGCGCCGCGGATCATGGGCATCGGTCCGGCCCCGGCGTCGCAGAAGGTGCTGGAGAAGGTCGGCCTGAGCATTGCCGACATGGACGTGATAGAGCTGAACGAGGCCTTCGCCGCGCAGGCGCTGGCGGTGACGCGCCAGCTCGGCCTGCCCGACGACGCCGATCACGTGAATCCCCATGGCGGCGCCATTGCGCTGGGCCATCCGCTCGGCGCCTCCGGTTCGCGGCTGGTGCTGACCGCGGTGAATCAGCTTCACCGCACCGGCGGGCGTTACGCGCTCTGCACCATGTGCATCGGCGTCGGCCAGGGCATCGCCGTGGTGCTGGAACGCGTGTGA
- a CDS encoding ABC transporter permease — MAEAVEEVALRPRRRRLGLAFWLSVVWLSLMCLGALTADFLPVAQHDSMDFLSPAAPPGAVGEQALQGSEEFVEYTYWLGADNLGRDILSRLLKGSQTSLMIGLLAPLIGLLIGGTLGMTAGYYRGWIEAAVVAGIDVILAFPALVLLTAVIFYAGATIPNVIISLGFLSVPAFTRVARATTLSFAQREFVLAARASGASDLRILVRELLPNVLVPMLVYGLLVTAVLIVVEGVLSFLGLSVQAPAVSWGNLIESGRDYLQEAPHITFIPAGVMCLTVLSFNLIGDQLRNLGDTRESRL, encoded by the coding sequence ATGGCTGAGGCCGTCGAGGAAGTCGCCCTGCGGCCGCGGCGACGGCGCCTTGGCCTCGCCTTCTGGCTTTCGGTGGTCTGGCTGAGCCTGATGTGTCTCGGCGCCCTGACGGCGGATTTCCTTCCCGTGGCGCAGCACGACAGCATGGATTTTCTCTCGCCTGCCGCGCCGCCGGGCGCCGTCGGCGAACAGGCGCTTCAGGGCTCGGAGGAATTCGTCGAATACACCTACTGGCTGGGCGCGGACAATCTCGGCCGGGACATTCTCTCGCGCCTGCTGAAGGGCAGCCAGACCTCGCTGATGATCGGCCTGCTGGCGCCGCTGATCGGCCTGCTGATCGGCGGCACGCTGGGCATGACCGCCGGTTACTACCGGGGCTGGATCGAGGCCGCGGTCGTCGCCGGCATCGACGTCATCCTTGCCTTTCCGGCGCTGGTGCTGCTGACCGCCGTGATCTTCTACGCCGGGGCGACGATCCCCAACGTCATCATATCGCTGGGCTTTCTGTCGGTGCCGGCCTTCACCCGCGTCGCCCGCGCAACGACGCTCTCCTTCGCCCAGCGCGAGTTCGTGCTGGCCGCCCGGGCCAGCGGGGCCAGCGACCTGCGCATCCTGGTGCGCGAACTGCTGCCCAACGTGCTGGTCCCGATGCTGGTCTATGGTCTGCTGGTGACGGCGGTGCTGATCGTGGTGGAGGGCGTGCTGAGCTTCCTGGGCCTCAGCGTCCAGGCGCCGGCCGTGTCCTGGGGCAATCTGATCGAATCGGGGCGCGACTATCTGCAGGAGGCGCCGCACATCACCTTCATCCCCGCCGGCGTGATGTGCCTGACGGTCCTGTCCTTCAACCTGATCGGCGATCAGCTCCGCAATCTGGGCGACACCCGGGAGAGCCGGCTTTGA